A region of Rhodoligotrophos appendicifer DNA encodes the following proteins:
- a CDS encoding UDP-glucose dehydrogenase family protein, with product MKLVMVGSGYVGLVSGVCFADFGFDVVCVDVDEAKIARLETGELPIYEPGLDQLMAENVSAGRLTFSTDLATAAADADLVFIAVGTPSRRGDGEADLTYVFAAAKEVAHAIKPGTVVVIKSTVVVGTCRKVREIIAAERPDLEFSVASNPEFLREGSAIEDFMRPDRVVIGVHDKRAEVALRRAYRPLYLRDSPMVVTSLENAEIIKYASNAFLALKVTFINEVADLCEAVDGNVQEVARAIGLDGRIGSKFLHAGPGFGGSCFPKDTRAFAATGHKHGSRLRLIEAVIDINESRKRRLADRILEELESVSQAKVAVLGVAFKPNTDDVREAPSLDIIPRLVGAGVSVVAHDPEARQQAEPLLKGIGWADDAYEAAEGVDVVVVLTEWNEYRGLNLRKLASRMRGRTMVDLRNIYRADDLAGSGLVYISIGRPRIDSGSEQSSFSETELVQH from the coding sequence ATGAAACTGGTTATGGTGGGTTCGGGATATGTGGGACTCGTGTCGGGCGTCTGCTTCGCCGATTTCGGGTTCGATGTGGTGTGCGTCGACGTGGATGAAGCCAAGATCGCTCGGCTAGAGACCGGCGAACTGCCCATTTACGAGCCGGGACTCGACCAGTTGATGGCTGAGAATGTTTCGGCTGGTCGTCTCACATTTTCGACGGATCTCGCCACTGCTGCTGCCGATGCAGACCTGGTGTTTATCGCCGTGGGCACCCCCTCTCGCCGAGGCGATGGTGAGGCGGATCTGACCTATGTCTTCGCTGCCGCAAAAGAGGTTGCCCACGCCATCAAACCAGGCACCGTTGTCGTCATCAAATCGACGGTGGTTGTCGGCACGTGCCGAAAGGTCAGAGAGATCATCGCAGCGGAGCGGCCCGACCTGGAGTTTTCAGTCGCCTCCAACCCGGAATTTCTGAGGGAAGGCTCTGCGATCGAAGATTTCATGAGGCCCGACCGCGTCGTGATCGGCGTCCATGACAAGCGGGCCGAGGTCGCATTGCGCCGCGCCTACAGGCCTCTGTATCTCCGCGATTCGCCGATGGTCGTGACGTCCTTGGAGAATGCCGAGATCATCAAATATGCCTCGAACGCGTTTCTTGCCTTGAAGGTCACCTTCATCAACGAGGTTGCCGACTTGTGCGAAGCTGTTGATGGCAATGTCCAGGAGGTGGCACGGGCCATTGGGCTGGACGGCCGTATCGGATCAAAATTCCTTCATGCCGGACCGGGCTTTGGCGGCTCTTGCTTTCCGAAGGACACCAGAGCATTTGCCGCTACGGGCCACAAGCACGGCTCAAGGCTGCGTCTGATCGAGGCGGTCATCGACATCAATGAGAGCAGGAAACGACGTCTTGCGGACCGAATCCTGGAAGAACTCGAGTCCGTCAGTCAGGCCAAGGTCGCCGTTCTCGGCGTCGCCTTCAAGCCCAATACCGACGACGTCCGTGAGGCGCCTAGCTTGGACATCATCCCGAGGCTCGTCGGCGCCGGCGTCTCGGTCGTCGCCCATGATCCCGAGGCCAGGCAGCAGGCAGAGCCGCTTCTGAAAGGAATTGGCTGGGCGGATGATGCCTATGAAGCCGCAGAGGGCGTCGATGTTGTGGTCGTGCTCACGGAATGGAACGAATATCGCGGCTTAAACCTCCGCAAGCTTGCCTCCCGCATGCGAGGAAGAACGATGGTGGATCTGCGCAATATCTATCGCGCAGATGACCTCGCTGGCAGCGGCCTTGTGTATATCAGCATCGGCAGGCCGCGGATCGACAGTGGATCTGAGCAGTCGTCCTTCTCGGAAACCGAGCTCGTTCAGCACTAG
- a CDS encoding undecaprenyl-phosphate glucose phosphotransferase — protein sequence MSIVEQELAGKGQAGYGLQGILEFLNRHGINRKVLMDIGMAVEMAIIVVSAIVAKLLYIDVYLAQESADTASYAGVGFMGALVCAVTLHKQKLYDAELFGTQSGHVRRFFIGLLIGFLIVGAVGYVVKVSSDYSRGWAITWFLLSLTLLVLERKLAVRLIGGLFERGAFAKRVVLVGAGAPLEAIQRQLADTPAGMVVAGVYNYDTHAVVNQSALLEQITSGVRLSGADEVILALPLSSEKEIASAVLKFSQMPVGISLYPGEFSTAASVKSIRTLGATRLLALQTRPIDDWGRIFKSLFDRISSLALLVMLSPVLSLICLAIKLDSKGPVFFRQKRRGLNHKVIDVWKFRTMKVMEDGENVVQATTNDPRITRLGRLLRKTSLDELPQLWNVLKGEMSLVGPRPHAMVHDEYYGELIEEYANRHKVKPGITGLAQISGFRGETQTPDLMRRRVDCDLYYIENWSLATDMEILVKTTVKGFVSAQAY from the coding sequence ATGAGCATTGTTGAACAGGAATTGGCTGGGAAGGGCCAGGCGGGCTACGGCCTGCAGGGAATCCTCGAATTCCTGAATCGCCACGGCATCAACCGAAAGGTCCTTATGGACATCGGTATGGCTGTGGAGATGGCCATCATCGTCGTCTCGGCAATCGTCGCGAAGCTTCTCTACATCGATGTCTATCTGGCCCAGGAATCCGCGGATACGGCGAGCTATGCGGGGGTAGGGTTCATGGGGGCTCTCGTCTGCGCCGTGACGCTCCACAAGCAGAAGCTATACGACGCGGAGCTGTTCGGAACGCAGTCCGGACATGTCAGGCGCTTTTTCATCGGCCTTCTCATCGGGTTTCTGATCGTCGGAGCGGTCGGCTACGTCGTGAAAGTGTCGTCGGACTATTCCCGCGGTTGGGCGATTACGTGGTTTTTACTGTCCCTCACGCTTCTGGTCCTCGAGCGAAAACTGGCCGTGCGACTGATCGGCGGCCTGTTTGAGCGCGGTGCATTTGCAAAGCGCGTTGTACTCGTCGGCGCGGGCGCGCCCCTCGAAGCCATTCAGCGACAGTTGGCGGACACGCCGGCCGGGATGGTCGTCGCGGGGGTCTACAATTATGACACTCATGCAGTGGTGAATCAGTCGGCGTTGCTGGAGCAGATTACTTCTGGAGTGAGGTTGTCTGGCGCAGATGAAGTCATACTGGCCCTGCCTCTCTCTTCCGAAAAAGAGATCGCGTCCGCCGTCCTGAAGTTCTCTCAGATGCCGGTGGGCATATCTTTATATCCAGGGGAATTTTCGACGGCCGCATCTGTGAAGTCCATCCGCACGCTGGGTGCAACCAGGCTGCTCGCGTTGCAAACGCGGCCCATCGACGATTGGGGCCGCATTTTCAAAAGTCTGTTCGACCGCATCAGCAGTCTCGCTCTGTTGGTGATGCTGTCCCCTGTATTGAGCCTGATCTGTCTGGCCATCAAGCTCGACAGTAAGGGCCCCGTGTTTTTCCGGCAGAAGCGCCGAGGCCTTAATCACAAGGTCATTGATGTGTGGAAGTTCCGCACCATGAAGGTGATGGAAGATGGAGAGAATGTGGTCCAGGCGACCACGAATGATCCACGCATTACGCGGCTAGGGCGCCTTTTGCGCAAGACCAGCCTCGACGAGCTCCCCCAGCTCTGGAATGTGCTGAAAGGCGAGATGTCCCTGGTGGGCCCGCGTCCACACGCCATGGTTCACGACGAGTATTACGGTGAGCTGATCGAAGAATACGCAAACCGGCACAAGGTCAAACCGGGGATCACTGGCTTGGCTCAGATCAGTGGCTTCAGAGGAGAGACGCAGACACCAGACCTGATGCGCCGTCGTGTCGATTGTGATCTTTATTACATCGAGAACTGGTCATTGGCGACCGACATGGAAATTCTCGTCAAGACGACCGTGAAGGGCTTTGTCAGCGCCCAGGCTTATTGA